A region of Myxococcus stipitatus DSM 14675 DNA encodes the following proteins:
- a CDS encoding arylsulfatase, giving the protein MATNGKSKGNGNGHSGNGHGDKQPGRKPNILVIWGDDIGLWNISAYNQGMMGYRTPNIDRIAKQGALMTDCYGQQSCTAGRAAFITGMNPLRTGLTTIGMPGADYGLQDSDPTIAEMLKPLGYTCGQFGKNHLGDSNRYLPTVHGFDEFHGNLYHLNAENEPECPDYPKDPAFKDHFGPRGVLHSWATDRDDPTEEHRWGRVGKQKVVDTGPLTKKRMETVDEEFLASSLAFMEQAVKSDKPFFIWHNTTRTHVWTFLQEKYRNKTGKGLYADAMTELDDIVGTLLAKLDELGIADNTIVVFSTDNGVEKMSWPDGGNAPFRGEKGSTWEGGVRVPCVVRWPGVIEPGTVINDLFAHEDWMPTLVAAAGGPTDLVEKCKQGYSASGKKFRVHLDGYDQRGLLSGKEPGQRHEFVYVLDSGNIAAVRYDDWKVIFAYQDGHGPDMWFSGKRFDPAWPYLINLRSDPFEESLYSGLYTRWYGERMFLFVPAQMLVKKFAQSLLDFVPSQAPGSLSIGPIKDQVRQKMQEAQKQGKSEVGDQVMAFAKEVEKAIHRLQQSHA; this is encoded by the coding sequence ATGGCGACCAACGGCAAATCCAAGGGCAACGGCAACGGCCACAGCGGCAACGGCCACGGCGACAAGCAGCCAGGACGGAAGCCGAACATCCTCGTCATCTGGGGCGATGACATCGGGCTGTGGAACATCAGCGCGTACAACCAGGGGATGATGGGCTATCGCACGCCCAACATCGACCGCATCGCCAAGCAAGGCGCGCTGATGACGGACTGCTACGGCCAACAGAGCTGCACCGCCGGCCGAGCGGCCTTCATCACCGGCATGAACCCCCTGCGCACCGGCTTGACGACCATCGGCATGCCCGGCGCCGACTACGGCCTCCAGGACTCCGACCCCACCATCGCCGAGATGCTCAAGCCCCTGGGCTACACGTGCGGACAGTTCGGAAAGAACCACCTGGGCGACTCGAACCGCTACCTGCCCACCGTGCACGGCTTCGACGAGTTCCACGGCAACCTCTACCACCTCAATGCCGAGAACGAACCCGAGTGCCCTGACTACCCCAAGGACCCCGCGTTCAAGGACCACTTCGGCCCGCGCGGCGTGCTCCACTCCTGGGCCACCGACCGCGACGACCCGACCGAGGAACACCGCTGGGGCCGCGTGGGCAAGCAGAAGGTCGTCGACACCGGCCCGCTCACCAAGAAGCGCATGGAGACCGTGGACGAGGAGTTCCTCGCCTCGTCGCTGGCCTTCATGGAGCAGGCGGTGAAGTCGGACAAGCCCTTCTTCATCTGGCACAACACCACGCGCACCCACGTCTGGACCTTCTTGCAGGAGAAGTATCGCAACAAGACGGGCAAGGGGCTCTACGCGGACGCGATGACGGAGCTGGACGACATCGTGGGCACGCTGCTCGCGAAGCTCGACGAGCTGGGCATCGCGGACAACACCATCGTCGTGTTCTCCACCGACAACGGCGTGGAGAAGATGAGCTGGCCGGACGGCGGCAACGCACCCTTCCGAGGCGAGAAGGGCTCCACCTGGGAAGGCGGCGTGCGAGTGCCCTGCGTCGTGCGCTGGCCCGGCGTCATCGAGCCGGGCACGGTCATCAACGACCTCTTCGCGCATGAAGACTGGATGCCCACGCTCGTCGCCGCGGCGGGCGGGCCCACGGACCTGGTGGAGAAGTGCAAGCAGGGCTACAGCGCGAGCGGGAAGAAGTTCCGCGTCCACCTGGACGGGTATGACCAGCGCGGACTGCTGTCCGGCAAGGAGCCCGGTCAGCGGCACGAGTTCGTCTACGTGCTCGACAGCGGCAACATCGCGGCGGTCCGCTACGACGACTGGAAGGTCATCTTCGCCTACCAGGATGGCCACGGGCCGGACATGTGGTTCAGCGGCAAGCGCTTCGACCCCGCGTGGCCCTACCTCATCAACCTCCGCTCGGACCCGTTCGAGGAGTCGCTCTACTCCGGCCTCTACACACGCTGGTACGGCGAGCGGATGTTCCTCTTCGTCCCCGCTCAGATGCTGGTGAAGAAGTTCGCCCAGAGTCTCCTCGACTTCGTCCCGAGCCAGGCGCCCGGCAGTCTCAGCATCGGCCCCATCAAGGACCAGGTGCGGCAGAAGATGCAGGAGGCCCAGAAGCAAGGGAAGTCGGAGGTCGGTGACCAGGTGATGGCCTTCGCCAAGGAGGTGGAGAAGGCCATCCACCGCCTCCAGCAGAGCCATGCCTGA
- a CDS encoding MgtC/SapB family protein, translating to MAAEFGSGEVLVRLLVAGGAGLILGLPYRKRPGGVRTHYLVTLGAALFCTSGANLTNVPSETLRIIQGVASGIGFVGAASVLKKGSAIFGITTAASIWIAAAVGCEAALGNPLLAACVAPVISLTSWLVGLLEHRVFHRKRIMRTSQELRELLGEEKKEDPKR from the coding sequence ATGGCCGCGGAGTTCGGAAGTGGAGAGGTGCTCGTCCGGCTCCTGGTGGCGGGGGGCGCGGGACTCATCCTGGGGCTGCCCTATCGCAAGCGGCCGGGCGGCGTGCGGACGCACTACCTGGTGACGCTGGGCGCGGCGCTCTTCTGCACCTCCGGGGCGAACCTGACGAACGTTCCCTCGGAGACGCTGCGCATCATCCAGGGCGTGGCGTCCGGCATCGGCTTCGTCGGCGCGGCGAGTGTGCTCAAGAAGGGCAGCGCCATCTTCGGCATCACCACCGCCGCGTCCATCTGGATTGCGGCGGCGGTGGGCTGCGAGGCGGCGCTCGGCAATCCGCTGCTCGCCGCGTGTGTCGCGCCCGTCATCTCCCTGACGAGCTGGCTGGTGGGCCTGCTGGAGCATCGGGTGTTCCACCGCAAGCGCATCATGCGGACGTCACAAGAGCTTCGAGAGCTGCTCGGCGAGGAGAAGAAAGAAGACCCGAAGCGCTGA
- a CDS encoding DUF2254 domain-containing protein, which produces MEGHTQRPHEGQTWRGWVRHQLWLPPIVGVVVGGVLGVLLVQPTFFLGRLLTGAAWQATATEARSTLSAVLGIALTSLSIILSLSMLVVQNAAGQYSPRLLRMYLHSAGVRVVIPVFVGTSVFCLVAAHEFGFISEVERAPRPALALAMVLLVLCEGSLIYSVFQTFQLMRVENLVRRVREDTLGTARTLERFRANDLPEPPPARPRSAAARVLRVRHPGFITAIDAPAILDVATARKLVVHVERAIGEPVTRDEDVGWFEAEAVASSPPPEIADEALVLRAIQLDRWRDDDRDLALGVRQLVDVAIKALSPGINDPYTAVEAVDQLTFLLCELSRMKLGPRVLADASGTPRVFLHGPSLRDLLVLATDQILRYGVEEPAVVLRLLRLTAAVGQRLHEAEDRRAARERLHAILAVSEKTPSGASGQSLLRRHAEALEQALDGGPWPPLPAIGF; this is translated from the coding sequence TTGGAGGGACATACCCAGCGGCCCCATGAAGGGCAGACCTGGCGCGGGTGGGTCCGTCACCAACTCTGGCTTCCGCCCATCGTCGGCGTCGTGGTCGGCGGCGTCCTGGGAGTCCTCCTCGTGCAGCCGACCTTCTTCCTCGGCCGGCTGCTGACCGGGGCCGCCTGGCAGGCCACCGCCACCGAGGCACGCAGCACCCTCTCCGCGGTGCTGGGCATCGCGCTCACCTCGCTCAGCATCATCCTGTCGCTGTCCATGCTCGTGGTGCAGAACGCCGCGGGGCAGTACTCACCTCGCCTGCTGCGGATGTATCTGCACAGCGCGGGCGTGCGCGTGGTCATCCCGGTGTTCGTCGGCACGAGCGTCTTCTGTCTCGTGGCGGCGCACGAGTTCGGCTTCATCTCCGAAGTCGAGCGCGCCCCGCGCCCCGCCCTCGCGCTGGCCATGGTGCTGCTCGTCCTCTGCGAAGGCTCGCTCATCTACTCGGTGTTCCAGACGTTCCAGCTCATGCGCGTGGAGAACCTGGTCCGAAGGGTGCGCGAGGACACGCTGGGCACCGCACGGACGCTCGAACGCTTCCGCGCCAACGACCTGCCCGAGCCACCTCCCGCGCGACCTCGCTCCGCGGCGGCAAGGGTGCTGCGCGTCCGACACCCGGGCTTCATCACGGCCATCGATGCCCCGGCGATTCTCGACGTGGCCACGGCGCGCAAGCTCGTCGTCCATGTGGAGCGAGCCATCGGCGAGCCCGTGACTCGGGATGAAGACGTGGGCTGGTTCGAGGCAGAGGCCGTCGCCTCCTCTCCGCCGCCCGAGATCGCCGACGAGGCCCTCGTGCTCCGCGCCATCCAACTGGACCGCTGGCGGGACGATGACCGGGACCTCGCCCTGGGCGTGCGTCAGTTGGTGGACGTGGCCATCAAGGCGCTGTCCCCGGGAATCAACGACCCCTACACCGCCGTGGAGGCCGTGGACCAACTCACGTTCCTGCTGTGCGAGCTGAGCCGGATGAAGCTGGGGCCTCGCGTGCTGGCGGATGCCTCCGGAACGCCTCGCGTGTTCCTGCACGGCCCCTCGCTCCGAGACCTGCTCGTCCTGGCCACCGACCAGATTCTTCGCTACGGCGTCGAGGAGCCCGCCGTGGTGCTCCGGCTCCTGCGACTGACGGCCGCCGTGGGCCAACGCCTGCACGAGGCGGAGGACCGGCGAGCCGCTCGCGAGCGGCTTCACGCCATCCTCGCTGTCTCGGAGAAGACACCGTCAGGTGCCTCGGGGCAGTCGCTCCTGCGCCGTCACGCGGAGGCCCTCGAGCAAGCGCTCGATGGCGGACCGTGGCCGCCCCTCCCCGCTATCGGCTTCTGA
- a CDS encoding Hsp70 family protein: MHACGLDFGTSNTAAALPDGTVLSLQPHTAEPRLYRSVMFFPDDEREIYTGADAINRYMEDNTGRFIQSVKSFLHSSSFRATQVKGRTFTIEELVAILLRRVREAAGVHLGTPPEAVILGRPAVFTPDPEADALAQKRLHRAAELAGFQHIEFLIEPIAAALAYEAQLQRDELVLVADFGAGTTDLTLMRLGPSHRGAKDRRPDVVGSTGVRIGGDRFDAEIMRHKLLPRFGAGSTYRVRGLSDKRLPIPQHVVAKLLSWHEMSFIREKSTQDLLATMLETSDKQAEIQALHDLVMDNLGYRLFRAIEAAKVRLSREDVATVDFEEARINLHEPITRQEFEAFSKPLLDELEQCTEGLLSRHPEAQNIDAVFLTGGSSQIPAVRQLYVRRFGEDRVRTADAFTSVAEGLGRASAALG; the protein is encoded by the coding sequence ATGCACGCCTGCGGACTCGACTTCGGAACCAGCAACACCGCGGCGGCCCTGCCCGACGGCACGGTGCTGTCCCTGCAACCCCACACCGCGGAGCCGCGCCTCTACCGCTCCGTCATGTTCTTCCCGGACGACGAGCGCGAAATCTACACAGGCGCCGACGCCATCAACCGCTACATGGAGGACAACACCGGACGCTTCATCCAGTCCGTGAAGTCCTTCCTCCACTCCTCCTCCTTCCGCGCCACCCAGGTGAAAGGCCGCACCTTCACCATCGAGGAACTGGTCGCCATCCTCCTGCGCCGCGTCCGCGAAGCCGCCGGTGTCCACCTGGGCACGCCCCCGGAAGCCGTCATCCTGGGCCGCCCCGCCGTCTTCACCCCGGACCCGGAAGCGGACGCGCTCGCCCAGAAGCGCCTCCACCGCGCCGCCGAGCTCGCCGGCTTCCAGCACATCGAGTTCCTCATCGAGCCCATCGCCGCCGCGCTCGCCTACGAGGCCCAGCTCCAGCGCGATGAGCTCGTCCTCGTCGCCGACTTCGGCGCCGGCACCACGGACCTCACGCTGATGCGCCTGGGCCCCTCGCACCGAGGCGCCAAGGACCGCCGCCCCGACGTCGTGGGCTCCACCGGTGTGCGCATCGGCGGTGACCGCTTCGACGCCGAAATCATGCGCCACAAGCTGCTGCCCCGCTTCGGCGCCGGCTCCACCTACCGGGTCCGAGGTCTCAGCGACAAGCGCCTGCCCATCCCCCAGCACGTCGTGGCCAAGCTGCTCTCCTGGCACGAGATGTCCTTCATCCGCGAGAAGTCCACGCAGGACCTGCTCGCGACCATGCTGGAGACCAGCGACAAGCAGGCCGAAATCCAGGCCCTGCACGACCTGGTGATGGACAACCTGGGCTACCGCCTCTTCCGAGCCATCGAGGCGGCCAAGGTCCGCCTGTCCCGCGAGGACGTGGCCACCGTGGACTTCGAGGAGGCGCGCATCAACCTCCACGAGCCCATCACCCGCCAGGAGTTCGAGGCGTTCAGCAAGCCGCTGCTCGACGAGCTGGAGCAGTGCACGGAAGGGCTGCTCTCGCGCCACCCGGAGGCCCAGAACATCGACGCGGTGTTCCTCACCGGTGGCTCCTCGCAGATTCCCGCCGTGCGACAGCTCTACGTGCGGCGCTTCGGCGAGGACCGCGTGCGCACCGCGGACGCCTTCACCTCCGTCGCCGAGGGCCTCGGTCGCGCCTCCGCCGCCTTGGGCTGA
- a CDS encoding CHAD domain-containing protein — protein sequence MAQPTPVRGLSADSQLGLAARRILVARLADIRKPEAKLSDAFDDEAVHDMRVATRRLRAAFQVFEPLGGWVARMEPEVKRLQDALGGVRDLHVQSAWLRTVAAKTRKETPGTRADITALGKTWLAGLADNETRLREELERWRSRTLPRLLRKVDALEDDHRFVGRRVKEPLDWRVRRVRKRMEVYADSPDAASAHALRKDLKKLRYELEIFQPALRRTLGALVKLFAPLQEGLGELHDADVRLEMFERLAARGKPRERKAARALLPLIREGRAKSSAEVARELQRWHAEAIPRRLRQVLA from the coding sequence ATGGCGCAACCCACGCCCGTTCGCGGCCTGAGCGCGGACAGCCAGCTCGGCCTGGCCGCGCGGCGCATCCTCGTCGCGAGGTTGGCGGACATCCGCAAGCCCGAGGCGAAGCTCTCCGACGCGTTCGACGACGAGGCCGTGCATGACATGCGCGTGGCCACGCGGCGGCTGCGTGCGGCGTTCCAGGTGTTCGAGCCGCTCGGTGGATGGGTTGCCCGAATGGAGCCGGAGGTGAAGCGGCTCCAGGACGCGCTGGGTGGAGTGAGGGACCTCCACGTGCAGTCGGCGTGGCTTCGGACAGTCGCGGCGAAGACTCGGAAGGAGACACCGGGGACACGGGCCGACATCACCGCGCTGGGCAAGACGTGGCTCGCGGGACTGGCGGACAACGAGACGCGGCTGCGGGAGGAGCTGGAGCGCTGGCGGTCTCGGACGCTCCCTCGCTTGCTGCGCAAGGTCGACGCGCTGGAGGACGACCACCGCTTCGTCGGGCGCCGCGTGAAGGAGCCCCTGGACTGGCGGGTGCGGCGGGTGCGCAAGCGCATGGAGGTGTACGCGGACTCGCCCGATGCGGCGTCGGCCCATGCGCTCCGCAAGGACTTGAAGAAGCTGCGCTATGAGCTGGAGATCTTCCAGCCGGCGCTGCGTCGCACCTTGGGGGCGCTGGTGAAGTTGTTCGCGCCGCTCCAGGAGGGGCTCGGCGAGCTGCATGACGCGGATGTGCGGCTCGAGATGTTCGAGCGGCTCGCGGCCCGAGGCAAACCTCGGGAGCGCAAGGCGGCCCGCGCGTTGCTGCCGCTCATCCGAGAGGGCCGAGCCAAGAGCTCCGCGGAGGTGGCCCGGGAGCTCCAGCGCTGGCACGCCGAGGCGATTCCCCGGCGGCTGCGTCAGGTGCTCGCGTAG
- a CDS encoding inorganic diphosphatase, translated as MTDFSRLPLRGRRGAFHVVVESPRGSTVKLKYESSLGAFSLSRPLPRGMRYPFDWGFVPMTKGPDGDPLDAMVLWDEATWPGVVLPCRALGVLQVDQNRTGGKPDERERNDRILAVPMVAPRYEFLRTYEDVSQLEREELAYFFLAAVHFEDKDARILGWEGPEAVEAMLSSQEGG; from the coding sequence ATGACGGACTTCTCCCGCTTGCCCCTGCGCGGACGCAGGGGCGCATTCCATGTCGTCGTCGAGTCGCCGCGGGGCTCGACGGTGAAGCTCAAGTACGAGTCCTCGCTCGGCGCCTTCTCCCTGTCCCGGCCGCTTCCTCGCGGCATGCGCTATCCCTTCGACTGGGGCTTCGTTCCCATGACGAAGGGGCCGGATGGGGATCCACTCGACGCCATGGTGCTGTGGGATGAGGCCACCTGGCCTGGAGTCGTGCTGCCCTGCCGCGCGCTGGGGGTGCTCCAGGTGGACCAGAATCGCACGGGCGGGAAGCCCGACGAGCGGGAGCGGAATGACCGCATCCTCGCCGTGCCCATGGTGGCGCCTCGGTACGAGTTCCTGCGCACCTACGAGGATGTCTCGCAGCTCGAGCGCGAGGAGCTGGCGTACTTCTTCCTCGCCGCCGTGCACTTCGAGGACAAGGACGCACGCATCCTCGGCTGGGAGGGCCCCGAGGCCGTCGAGGCGATGTTGTCCTCCCAAGAGGGAGGTTAG
- a CDS encoding TetR/AcrR family transcriptional regulator — protein MTTRGVKKKAAAPRRRAYHHGDLRQALVDATLKLIEVEDVGAVSLREVARRAGVTAAAPYHHFRDKDALLAAVAEEGYRDLNQRMDEALASTRPPRTDLQLRALAQCYVRFAVEHPAHYRVMFRREWSDEEKYAGLHTEGMRAYGRLQVLAQEAKQATGDKVDMDTLAFTIWAWVHGLAALWNEGPLRKKSRSDSIEPLLERSTDLFLGWVMAK, from the coding sequence ATGACGACCCGGGGCGTGAAGAAGAAGGCGGCGGCGCCGCGACGGCGGGCCTACCACCACGGCGACCTGCGTCAGGCCCTGGTGGACGCCACCCTGAAGCTCATCGAGGTGGAGGACGTGGGCGCGGTGTCGCTGCGCGAAGTCGCTCGGCGGGCGGGAGTCACGGCGGCGGCGCCCTACCACCACTTCCGGGACAAGGACGCGCTCCTGGCCGCCGTGGCGGAAGAAGGCTACCGGGACCTCAACCAGCGCATGGACGAGGCGCTGGCGAGCACCCGCCCCCCGCGCACGGACCTCCAACTGCGCGCACTGGCCCAGTGCTACGTGCGCTTCGCCGTGGAGCACCCCGCGCACTACCGCGTCATGTTCCGGCGCGAGTGGAGTGACGAAGAGAAGTACGCGGGCCTGCACACGGAGGGCATGCGCGCCTACGGGCGGCTCCAGGTGCTGGCGCAGGAGGCGAAGCAGGCCACGGGCGACAAGGTGGACATGGACACGCTGGCCTTCACCATCTGGGCCTGGGTGCACGGCCTGGCCGCGCTGTGGAACGAGGGGCCGCTGCGCAAGAAGTCCCGGAGTGACTCCATCGAGCCGCTGCTGGAGCGCTCCACGGACCTGTTCCTCGGATGGGTGATGGCGAAGTAG
- a CDS encoding SDR family oxidoreductase translates to MRAFVTGSTGLLGSNVVRALVAGGHTVRALARSASKARQVLGGLEGVEVVEGDMLEVKGFAAALDGCDVVIHTAAYFREYYAPGDHWPKLYAINVKATVELAEEAHRRGVKRFVDISSSGTVGTKPDGSPGDEHTPPAPVASANLYFKSKVESERELNEFSARTGLGVVYILPGWMFGPWDAGPTAAGQFVLDFLAGKMPALLDGGSALVDARDVARATVVAAEQGRAGERYVVGGEFVDLATLSQTLEQVSGVKGPRRTLPHGLALALAVVGQTWARLTGSATSLTVEGVQVMHAKLSVDSTKARRELGASFRPLEETLRDTVAWLREHKLQAAPAVGKKPQVATAP, encoded by the coding sequence ATGCGCGCATTCGTGACGGGAAGCACGGGGCTGTTGGGAAGCAACGTGGTGCGGGCGCTGGTGGCCGGGGGGCACACGGTGCGGGCGCTGGCCCGCTCGGCGTCGAAGGCGCGCCAGGTGCTGGGGGGCCTGGAGGGAGTGGAGGTGGTGGAAGGGGACATGCTGGAGGTGAAGGGCTTCGCGGCCGCGTTGGACGGCTGCGACGTGGTCATCCACACGGCGGCCTACTTCCGCGAATACTACGCGCCCGGCGACCACTGGCCGAAGCTGTATGCCATCAACGTGAAGGCCACGGTGGAGCTGGCCGAGGAGGCCCACCGGCGCGGGGTGAAGCGCTTCGTGGACATCAGCTCCTCGGGGACGGTGGGGACGAAGCCGGACGGCTCGCCCGGAGATGAGCACACGCCGCCCGCGCCCGTCGCCTCCGCCAACCTGTACTTCAAGAGCAAGGTGGAGTCGGAGCGGGAGCTGAACGAATTCAGCGCGCGCACGGGGCTGGGGGTCGTCTACATCCTGCCGGGGTGGATGTTCGGCCCCTGGGACGCGGGCCCCACGGCCGCGGGCCAGTTCGTGCTGGATTTCCTCGCGGGGAAGATGCCGGCGCTGCTGGATGGCGGCTCGGCGCTGGTGGATGCGCGCGACGTGGCCCGGGCCACGGTGGTCGCGGCGGAGCAGGGGCGTGCGGGCGAGCGGTATGTGGTGGGCGGCGAGTTCGTGGACCTGGCGACGCTCTCGCAGACGCTCGAGCAGGTGTCGGGCGTGAAGGGGCCGCGCCGGACGCTGCCGCATGGGCTGGCGCTGGCCCTGGCGGTGGTGGGACAGACGTGGGCGCGACTGACCGGAAGCGCGACGTCGCTGACGGTGGAGGGGGTCCAGGTCATGCACGCGAAGCTGAGCGTGGACTCGACGAAGGCCCGTCGAGAGCTGGGCGCGTCGTTCCGTCCGCTGGAGGAGACGCTGCGCGACACAGTGGCGTGGCTGCGGGAGCACAAGCTCCAGGCCGCGCCCGCCGTGGGGAAGAAGCCCCAGGTGGCCACGGCTCCCTGA
- a CDS encoding protein adenylyltransferase SelO: MSTLEQLRFDNTYARLPPGFGARVEPRALSNTRLVSANPSALRLLGLTPEEARRPEFLEAMGGGRPLPGMEPFAMVYAGHQFGVYVPRLGDGRAMLLGEVRAPSGEKWDLHLKGGGPTPFSRGGDGRAVLRSSIREYLCGEAMHGLGIPTTRALCLLGSDAPVYREEVETGAMIVRMAPSHVRFGTFEFFHYTEQHVHVARLADHVIDAHFPHLSGAPERHVRFYAEVVERTARLVAQWQAVGFAHGVMNTDNMSILGLTLDYGPFGFLDEFEPGFICNHSDHRGRYAFDQQPRIALWNLACLGEALLTLISEDDARAALATFEPSFSAHFLTRMRAKLGLAESKEEDRALVCDLFALMAEARVDYTRFFRALSRVDAVAEMFPDRARFQAWAERYRARLTAEGSVDLERQARMERVNPRYVLRNWMAQDAITQAQRGDFSQVERLLAALEDPFTERSEHAELMREPPSWGRHLVVSCSS, encoded by the coding sequence ATGTCCACGCTCGAACAACTCCGCTTCGACAACACCTACGCCCGCCTGCCCCCTGGTTTCGGGGCGCGCGTGGAACCTCGCGCCCTCTCGAACACCCGACTGGTGAGCGCCAACCCCTCGGCGCTGCGCCTGCTGGGTCTCACGCCGGAAGAGGCCCGGAGGCCGGAGTTCCTGGAGGCGATGGGCGGAGGACGCCCGCTGCCGGGCATGGAGCCCTTCGCGATGGTGTACGCGGGGCACCAGTTCGGCGTGTACGTGCCCCGGCTCGGGGATGGACGGGCGATGTTGCTGGGCGAGGTGCGGGCCCCCTCTGGAGAGAAGTGGGACCTGCACCTCAAGGGCGGTGGGCCCACGCCCTTCTCGCGCGGCGGAGACGGCAGAGCGGTGCTGCGCTCCTCCATCCGCGAGTACCTGTGCGGCGAGGCCATGCACGGGCTGGGCATCCCCACCACGCGGGCCCTGTGCCTCTTGGGCAGCGACGCGCCGGTGTACCGGGAAGAGGTGGAGACGGGCGCGATGATTGTCCGGATGGCGCCGTCGCACGTGCGCTTCGGCACCTTCGAGTTCTTCCACTACACCGAGCAGCACGTGCACGTCGCGCGCCTGGCGGACCACGTCATCGACGCGCACTTCCCGCACCTGTCCGGTGCGCCGGAGCGGCACGTGCGCTTCTACGCGGAGGTGGTGGAGCGCACCGCGCGGCTGGTGGCGCAGTGGCAGGCGGTGGGCTTCGCGCACGGGGTGATGAACACGGACAACATGTCCATCCTCGGGCTCACGCTGGACTACGGGCCCTTCGGCTTCCTGGACGAGTTCGAGCCGGGCTTCATCTGCAACCACTCCGACCACCGAGGCCGCTACGCGTTCGACCAGCAGCCGCGCATCGCGCTGTGGAACCTGGCGTGCCTGGGTGAGGCGCTGCTCACGCTCATCTCGGAGGACGACGCCCGCGCGGCGCTCGCGACCTTCGAGCCGAGCTTCAGCGCGCACTTCCTGACGCGGATGCGCGCGAAGCTGGGGCTGGCCGAGTCGAAGGAGGAGGACCGCGCGCTCGTGTGTGACCTGTTCGCGCTCATGGCCGAGGCCCGGGTGGACTACACGCGGTTCTTCCGCGCGCTGTCTCGGGTGGACGCGGTGGCGGAGATGTTCCCGGACCGCGCGCGGTTCCAGGCGTGGGCGGAGCGCTACCGCGCGCGGCTGACCGCCGAGGGCAGCGTGGACCTGGAGCGGCAGGCACGCATGGAGCGCGTCAATCCGCGCTACGTGTTGCGCAACTGGATGGCGCAAGACGCCATCACGCAGGCGCAGCGCGGGGACTTCTCGCAGGTGGAGCGGCTGCTCGCGGCGCTCGAGGACCCGTTCACCGAGCGCTCCGAACATGCCGAGCTCATGCGGGAGCCTCCCTCGTGGGGACGGCACCTCGTGGTGAGCTGCAGCTCCTGA
- a CDS encoding glutathione S-transferase N-terminal domain-containing protein has protein sequence MIDLYTFATPNGRKVSIALEELGLPYTAKSVDITKGDQFKPEFLAINPNNKIPAIVDSEGPDGRPLTVFESGAILLYLAEKTGKLMPSSLRGKTEVTQWLMFQMGGVGPMFGQFNHFHRFLSTKIPYAVDRYTQESKRLIGVLDGQLAKGDYVAGAYSIADIALYPWVRGVRDYAPDLFHGTRGVPQWLERVGSRPAVQRGMKVP, from the coding sequence ATGATTGACCTGTACACGTTCGCCACGCCCAACGGGCGCAAGGTCTCCATCGCCCTGGAGGAACTGGGGCTGCCCTACACCGCGAAGTCGGTGGACATCACGAAGGGCGACCAGTTCAAGCCCGAGTTCCTGGCCATCAACCCCAACAACAAGATTCCGGCCATCGTCGACTCGGAGGGCCCGGACGGCCGCCCCCTCACCGTCTTCGAGTCGGGCGCCATCCTGCTGTACCTCGCGGAGAAGACGGGCAAGCTGATGCCCTCCAGCCTGCGCGGCAAGACGGAGGTGACGCAGTGGCTGATGTTCCAGATGGGCGGCGTGGGGCCCATGTTCGGCCAGTTCAACCACTTCCACCGCTTCCTCTCGACGAAGATTCCCTACGCGGTGGACCGCTACACGCAGGAGTCGAAGCGGCTCATCGGCGTGCTGGACGGACAGCTCGCGAAGGGTGACTACGTCGCGGGCGCGTACTCCATCGCGGACATCGCCCTGTACCCCTGGGTCCGCGGCGTGCGCGACTACGCCCCGGACCTCTTCCACGGGACGCGCGGCGTGCCACAGTGGCTGGAGCGAGTGGGCAGCCGTCCCGCCGTGCAGCGTGGCATGAAGGTGCCCTGA